From the genome of Watersipora subatra chromosome 9, tzWatSuba1.1, whole genome shotgun sequence:
TTTATGTTCATTTACAGATATCTAACTGACGCCTTGATTTACATTTTGATGAACTAAAAATGGCTTTGCCAACTTGTCTGGTAAAAACCTGCAAAGACTACAAAAACttgaacaaaaaacaaacaagtaGCAACTTCCGATTGGTTAAAGCTCTAACCTAGTTGATACACCAATTACTAAGTAAGTCTTAGACACCTATTAGCTATCCAGATATTAAAGGACGCTCAGTGCTTACCTTTTCTATACATCTGCTGAATAACCTTCTGTCTGTTTCCTTGAGTAACAGGATTGGCAGCCAGCTATGAATAAACATGACTAGCAAGTTTATTTCTCCCAGCCCACCGGTGAAACAAGTACATCAGTTACGAACTTCTTGCACCAAAAGTATGGGTCTTTTAGAGAAGTAAAAAAAGCTTCCTTTTGTCATCAACAAGTGAACTAAAAAATTTTTCAACAGGCTAACATGCAGCATATTTATTGatttaacaaatataaaagatagatttatttttcaagtaaatagCTAACAAGTTTATATAaagtcaaaccttgacatatgAAGTTAAGAGACTCCAATATTTGcttagcaaagcaaaacttttctttgttgaagcaaattctttcataaaaatttatcatattttattaaaatcattCCAGAtgtgaaaaataataattagtgattcaaataaacattaaaaatattgtattatatgtTTTAATGTGCGTCAAAAACTTCATTGTAAAAACAATACGTAAAAAGCAAATTGATGAAGTAATAAAAGTAAGAAGTGGGTTTTAAGTAGAAGCGCTATCATATAGAGACACGATATCTAAAGTGTAGAGCTAGCAAAAATATTCAATGCAACTTACGcttcattactatatttttgtttttttcatgttgtttttatttctacctgtgatttcatttatatttacAAAACTGCAACGTTGCAAGTAATTTCGGATGTCGTATGTTGAGAGATTTTTGTCGAGGTACTTGTGAATTgtggtttgactgtacataaaTTAATGTTACTTTCATAAACTTTATCTTGAATAGTTGAACTCAGTCAGGTGTAGCTTTAAGCGCACATACCACTTTTTTCACTGAGTCAGTTGTCTTAGTTTCCACTTTGGCTTGTTTCATTCTTGTAAAATCAGTAGCTTCAGCTATCTGTTGAACCAGCTCAGGAGATCTGTTTGTACCCATAAATTCATTCACCTTCTGGATTGTAGCAGCAGCATTCTATAAAATACCTCTAAAATATGGTCAATATTAACAGGAAAGACCCAATTAGTGTCATTTATGCCTATAGGCAGCCATTCACACTAAAAATCAGAAAGCTTCAAAAACTTAGCACAAAAATGGGGTTTTCAGAGTCAACCACATTTGTTTCATTTACTTACTAGCTTCAGGTCTTCATAAAAGATGACAAGTACATTGGGCTCGGCTCTCCGAGACCACATATATTCCGTATAGGTAAAGTAACTCCCATAGTCAATATCCTTGTTGTACAAAAACTTCTGTAGGAAATCTTCGAGTTTTAAAGAAGCGAGTGCTGCATGTTTAACAGGATTGAAAAGCGGGTTCTAAAATCAAACtgaaaatataaacacaaaGCAACTATATGGTTAAATTGTGTAATTGTATGCCACAATGAGCGAGTTAAAtttaattactgtaaaacctttattcgaacgctacctttatttgaacgccacctgtAATAAAACGCCACTATGAAAATGAGTTGAAAAACACAACGTCCCGTTTTAAATGAACACCACCTCTAGTTTCCTGCCACTTTCACATTTTTTGATCGTTACGAGCCAGTACTAGGATGTGATCAGTAGAAATGTGTTCACAAAgcagtactaataatgacttggttacacCAATAACAACTGATTTTTCCGCTGGTGCTGCagtggttgccatgattttagtgatgGTGTACCTGAGATTTATCTCAGGTACACCGCCACTATTCAGGTATTTCTCACCAAAACTACAAtctgattcaaagtcactaaGGTTTAAATCATATCTATTGTTTTCAGATTCGTTGATAATATGGTTCATAATCGTACCTGAAGACTTTAACGTGTTTTGATGAACATTGAAAATACTCTTCAGGGATACCGTACGACGCACTAGCAACCATTATTATAGCATACTCTAACTTTAAGGCGTTAAAAAAAgccttaaaaattaaaaacttaatgcccgttttctaactcaaaagttttatggttttttttaaaactttgaaagtgacaTCGTCAAAATACTTAATTACAGCACTATGCTAACATCTTATAATCAGAATAGTTTCTGATTTAGCTCAGTCTGATACtttgatatatataaaaacggtCAAGCAAAAATTCTTAGGCCGACGGCATTGATGTTGATCCGTCCAAAGAGGAGTATAAAATATAGTCGACATTAGCATCGCTTTGCCTGTAAAAGGTTAAATCTATgtttccaaaattctgatgaactagttgaaaaatagagcgctaccCTTAAATTGAATTCCGTTTCAAATTaaacgccactataggagaaggtttgaaaaatagagcaccatcgcgtttaaataaaagttttacggtAAATGCAGCAGTAGCAGATAGATCATAGTACTGTTCATAGTGATGCAGCGATAGTATATTCACTAACTAGGTCATGGTACTGGACACAGTTTCACTATCTAGTAGGTAAACTACTTAGGTCATAAGAGTGAACACAAATTTACAGCTATCTAGTAAGTAAATAATTAGGTCATAACAATGAACACAGATTTACATCTATTTAGTATGTAAACTAATTAGGTCATGGCAGTGGACACAGATTTACAGTTATCTAATAGGTAAACTAATTAGGTCATATCAGTGGTCACAAATTTATGACTATCTAGTTGGTTAACTAGATCTAATGTCATGATATGTTCTAGCGTAAagaaccaatttttattttgtcactGGATATGGAGTACTCTCATTATGAGATTACATAAAACAGTGATAGCAGCTACATAAAAGTCAACTCAAAACTGGTACGATTCTAATTCAACTCATTAATTTAGAATATACATGATTTAGACTCGGATGCATGAACGCCTTCAAAAGAGCTGCGGTTGGCACAGAACATTGCAATTTGAAAACAGTTGGAGCCGATAACACTAGGACTAAAATGAAGATAGTGATCATACATTATTTACTTACTAGGCACTTCTCGTGGTAGTACGAGGAGACAAAAGTATCCTTAGGGTTTCTCATCACTAAAACATAGTAACGAAAGAATCTAAAAATAGAAGCCTTTGTTAAACAACCAGAGAGagattttcacttttttattcGTTTAGCAGGACAGTTAAAAGGAtccaataaaaaacttttaccCTTGAGATCTGGTGTCAGTGTACCACAGGGAGCAAATAATTAATAAACCTAAAAATTGAGTGAAACTTAAATTTTTTCTACAAAGGCCTTGGGTGTCCGATTAATTCTAGCAATAGTTAATGCCATTATCATATATGTTTCTACCTCAGCTTACTGTGAAAGATAGACAGCTGATTTTCTTCTAAAATGTATCACTTAGATTCACAATTAAGATTTCTACCAGCTCATTAAACTGGTATGTATGATTAACTATAAGTATGCTATGTAGCACAAGTTCAACTTGACCCTTATAGATGAGGCGAACAAAGAGTGGGGGTGTACCTTTGTCCGCTCCAACTCTTTTGAATGTAATCTCTTTAAGTTGAGCAGTGTAAATAAGTCATAGTACAACTAAAGATTAAAATAGCCTATGTTCTTATTCTTACCTACTACAGTTTTTGCCTTTCTAAACTCAGCTGGAAGAACATCAGTTCTGTAGTGAGTGTTGAGGACGCGCGGAGAAGGAAAGCACTCTTCACTGCCACTGATAGGAAAAATGTCTACCATTAGGATTACCTTAGGTTGCTTTATGTAATCTGCTGACCCTTGGAGCAGCATGCTCATCATCTCCCACGCAAAATGGGTacctaaaatattaaacatcaGTTTTTCTAAAAGTAATATAGTGCTCgactatttattttatatatttcttaGCAGAATGCCCCGGcgttgcacaagtaataaaacaattacctaatgaatttgagtaacttaaactagtaacttaaactaacctaaatatttactataataagagccgtgtctgaaGCGGGCACAATAATCCTTATGTTAGGCGTAATGATCTCTACGTATTTAGTAGCTAACAAGCTAAACTGGTATTAATCAATAGTATTTTTCTAAGGGCTTCAAAGGTGAaaattttaaccgatgtaataaatatgtgcacaattattcaattGTATTGCAAGAAGGCCAAGTTCAAATCTATTGTGAAGCAAATTTCTTGTTCTCAAAACTTCatcgttataactggacacacgatatgacaaacaacaaacactgagattaatatatattaatgtttttaacaatcATTTTTGTTTGGCAAATCGTTATAACTACTGTCCAAAATATTAGTTAGTCATCTTTAGTATTGTAATTGGgcttcttatttattaattaacTAGCTGTTCTACCCggtgttgctcgggtaatagaaacgtctttggacagaaaattgaattgtatttagcatataacaacatttgccattctaactttcaaactacatatcatgagaaaaaaatgtcttgtcttataaacaatgagaagtaatgagagttgcttgctattagcctggcacaatgccaatggaaaatttgagtgcgcttaataatgtgagccaacagcttctcgtgacgttatgctatgaccctgcgTCGTATGCAAAGCCGTTGAGTATTTGCTCCAATATTGCGACATATATGGCGTAACTAGTCTATCAATCTCAGAGGCCTATTGGATAGGGTGTCGAACTGTCAAATGGTGGAGTCTGaaatcaaatcttctttggtacggattctttattctaagattttaagatctatagccggagcGCGTACAGATCTACATACGACGATGGAAGACAGGtggacatactttgaaaaatatatatagctatatagtaAGTGCTATGAGTTATATTTTGAATTCCGTAATAGCTGCCAAACCGGCTGTATCGGCCGAGTCAGCCGTATCGGACAGCATTTGCCAATATTGACCAGCATCTGCCAATATCGACCAGCATCTGCCACCTTTACTAGATATAAGCAAGACCCGATTTTAGACCAACACAGGTTTAGTAATATAGGTTCAGTACGAGAAGTAGTCAGAGTTTAAGATCTGCCACTGTGCTGCCACTGTACGTGCCAGTACATTGGCAGCTAAATACTACATTTTACGTAGAATTTGGCTGCCACCAATATAGTTTTCACTATATTGGTGGCAGCCATACAACCATAGGACATTATCTGTTACAACACAATAACCCACAAAAACAAGAAACATGTGGAAAAGGTACAAGAAAACCTGTGAGTAAAGAAGGTAAAATAATTAAGATGGCACAACAGCAATGACAAAAGACATACCCGAATGGTTAGGACTATTAAGTGGATTGAGAACAGAAGGAAAGCCGATAACAGCACCTAAATTTGATGGACATGAAGATGTAAACCTTCCTGAGAAATTTTCATAATGTATCACAAGTAAACGATCGAGACAATAAAAAGACAACACTTACACTACGATTAGCCCTACAAGGCAAGGCTGCTAGACATGGACATGGATTAAACTATCAAGAGCTTGTAGAAGCATTGATTTGAGCAATGTTTGAGATATTAAGAGCAGAAGCAAAGAGAACGCAAACATTTGAGACAGGCTAGGACAAGGACATTTTTGCTTTTGGTGAGCAGGTAATGAAACTATTAATAGTAGCTGAACCTGATCTGAGAGAGGAAGCTAGAAACAAGAAAGCTGCATCAGAGCTCGTAGAAGCTATAGGAGACAGAAACTTGACAAGACAATTCTGTCTACGAAAACCTGTAGATTTCAACAATGCCCTAAGAAAAGTACAACAGTACAACATTCACATGAAGAAGATTAAAAATGGGCGAATCGAGTAAGGAGATAAAAAAGATGAGGAGGCAAAGAAGAGATTGATAACAACTGAAAGGAGAGTTGTGCTGCTAGAAAATGCAGTAGCCCTGATCTCTCTAAAGTTAGTAAAAACAATTGGTAACTAGAAGCAAAAAATGAAGAAATGCTATGAAAAACAATAGAGAGCTCAGAGAATAGGGCTCaatgtttttaaagatttagTAGAAGCCAATTAGCTGTTCAACCAGGCAGACACAGCCCTgagataaaaaaaaacaagaaaaaaccAGGCTCAATGTACATTCAACCAAACAAATATAGCATATGATAGGATTCCCAATAAACAGATGCCAGACACCTCTGTTTGGTTACATTCAGTATTTTAAAACTGCCATGAAAGAGGGCACTTTGGTAGAGAGTGTCCCAAGCAACAGAGAAGACCTAGAAGACAGAGAAACTACAAGTGTACTGAGTAAGTCGGCGTTGTGCTTGAGAACCCTGACAACAATAAAGGGGTACAGATGTAAACTTGGCTGTGAAGCGCAAAGAATAACTAGCTAAAGAAGACAACCAAATGACTCAACTTCAGCACGGTCAGTCGAGGAGACAAGATGAGGACAGCAAACATTCAAAGAAAAATGCAGTAGCAATGATCATGACCAAACAGAAATTCACATGAAAGGACGAGAACACCAGACAACCACAAAGATTCGCAGAAGCAATGCCTAAGACCCTCTCTACAGCCTGAAAGACAAGGTGGAGAGGAAATAAATTCCAACAGTAATACGGAACTAAAACCTAAGGCCTCTATACATACTTTCTTTGCGAGCAGATCATGCACAAAAAACTTTGGAAGCTGGTCACTCTGAGTCATCCAATGGTGAGCTATAAAGATGAGAAAGTAGTGGAGAATTAAGTGCGCTTCTCGTAGAAAATAGTAAGAAAGTAGAAAGAGA
Proteins encoded in this window:
- the LOC137404265 gene encoding sulfotransferase 1B1-like — protein: MEEGTSALSESQSSNIEYRVSDDGKVKVPAYITRPEVYKKVKAELDEYKWIDSDYLLATYPKNGTHFAWEMMSMLLQGSADYIKQPKVILMVDIFPISGSEECFPSPRVLNTHYRTDVLPAEFRKAKTVVVMRNPKDTFVSSYYHEKCLNPLFNPVKHAALASLKLEDFLQKFLYNKDIDYGSYFTYTEYMWSRRAEPNVLVIFYEDLKLNAAATIQKVNEFMGTNRSPELVQQIAEATDFTRMKQAKVETKTTDSVKKVLAANPVTQGNRQKVIQQMYRKGGIGDWKNHLTVAQNEHFDAFLANWKSGKGIPFKY